From Argopecten irradians isolate NY chromosome 12, Ai_NY, whole genome shotgun sequence, one genomic window encodes:
- the LOC138304734 gene encoding pyruvate dehydrogenase E1 component subunit beta, mitochondrial-like gives MATSAMAVRLLKSSGCSSIFRRNFSKTAVRAGTQMTVRDALNSAIDEEIQKDESVFVLGEEVAEYDGAYKVTKNLWKKYGDDRVIDTPITEMGFAGIAVGAAMAGLKPICEFMTFNFSMQAIDQVINSAAKTFYMSAGAVPVPIVFRGPNGAAAGVAAQHSQCFGAWYSSCPGLKVISPYSSEDCKGLLKASIRDPNPVVFLENELLYGTAFEMSDEALSDEFVLPIGKAKIEREGSHVTLVTHSKCVGLCLDAAKELEGQGVECEVINLRTLRPMDTQAIIKSVMKTNHCVTVEGGWPQCGIGSEICATIVESPAFNYLDAPILRVTGADVPMPYAQSLEAAALPQTPNIINCVKKSLNIP, from the exons ATGGCGACCTCTGCAATGGCAGTCCGGCTTCTGAAG TCATCAGGCTGCAGCTCCATTTTTCGTCGGAATTTCAGCAAAACGGCAGTCAGAGCTGGAACACAG ATGACGGTACGTGATGCCTTGAATTCAGCTATAGACGAGGAAATTCAGAAAGATGAATCTGTGTTTGTGCTCGGGGAAGAGGTAGCAGAGTACGATGGAGCTTACAAA GTAACGAAGAACCTTTGGAAAAAATATGGTGACGATCGAGTGATAGATACCCCTATTACTGAG ATGGGGTTTGCTGGTATTGCTGTCGGAGCGGCTATG GCTGGTCTAAAACCTATTTGTGAATTCATGACATTCAACTTTTCCATGCAAGCTATTGACCAG GTGATCAACTCTGCAGCCAAAACCTTCTATATGTCAGCCGGAGCT GTACCTGTCCCCATCGTATTTCGTGGACCTAACGGAGCTGCTGCAGGTGTTGCTGCCCAACATTCACAATGTTTTGGTGCCTGGTACAGTAGTTGTCCTGGActcaaagttatctccccttattcATCAGAAGACTGTAAAGGACTGTTAAAGGCCTCCATCAGAGACCCCAATCCAG TTGTCTTCCTAGAAAATGAACTGTTATATGGTACCGCTTTTGAAATGTCAGACGAAGCACTATCCGATGAATTTGTACTTCCCATTGGCAAGGCTAAAATAGAAAGAGAAG GTAGTCATGTAACCTTGGTAACCCATTCAAAGTGTGTCGGCCTTTGTCTTGATGCTGCTAAGGAACTGGAAGGTCAAGGGGTCGAGTGCGAG GTGATCAATCTCAGAACTCTACGTCCGATGGATACTCAGGCTATCATTAAATCTGTGATGAAGACGAACCACTGCGTAACTGTAGAGGGAGGATGGCCACAGTGTGGTATAGGCTCAGAGATCTGTGCCACGATCGTGGAGA GTCCTGCCTTCAACTACCTGGATGCACCTATCCTCCGAGTAACAGGAGCAGATGTACCTATGCCCTACGCTCAATCTCTGGAGGCCGCTGCTCTACCACAGACACCCAACATAATTAATTGTGTGAAAAAATCCCTCAATATTCCCTGA